A genomic region of Trifolium pratense cultivar HEN17-A07 linkage group LG3, ARS_RC_1.1, whole genome shotgun sequence contains the following coding sequences:
- the LOC123914563 gene encoding uncharacterized protein LOC123914563, giving the protein MFIENLIPYKKACFGDMYIPTVDDKVKEQIMSAPRASDQGERIIGLCGPDKRVDHSVETAIGIAERHQLFQKIVKATMNLAGSTSCMCFGNNKRMTTAQRALLLCAKMKELQTVLVVRYDFQGRLDLGEIGIPFGVDHNGCKIFLTSTSVEVLSEQMKVHELIQLSEI; this is encoded by the exons ATGTTTATTGAGAATTTGATTCCGTATAAAAAGGCTTGTTTTGGGGACATGTACATTCCAACCGTGGATGATAAGGTTAAGGAACAGATTATGAGTGCACCAAGAGCGAGTGACCAAGGAGAAAGAATAATTGGATTATGCGGGCCAGATAAAAGAGTCGATCATTCTGTAGAAACAGCTATAGGAATAGCTGAGAGACATCAATTGTTCCAAAAGATTGTCAAAGCAact ATGAATCTAGCTGGATCAACTTCCTGCATGTGTTTTGGTAATAACAAAAGAATGACAACTGCACAAAGAGCTCTTCTTCTGTGTGCTAAGATGAAAGAGCTGCAAACAGTCCTAGTTGTACGGTATGATTTTCAAGGTAGGCTTGATTTAGGTGAGATTGGTATCCCCTTTGGTGTAGATCATAATGGCTGCAAGATATTTCTAACATCAACAAGTGTAGAGGTTTTATCCGAACAAATGAAGGTTCATGAATTGATACAATTATCAGAGATATGA
- the LOC123913004 gene encoding disease resistance protein RPS5-like gives MSQHLFSCSDNIIKMIIIVLFFFLLWCIRMIVMKKKEKKEYYYFQSATNLGDMYIPSTDDKVKQQIMDALRVRDQGENIIGLCGSVKRVKHFAKTAIRRAERDQLFQEIITTNVTKKSDITKIQTQIGEAIGLNFDDKGVVVKSTWWKFGNNKRITTAERAALLCAKMKELQTVLVVLNDVHGRLDLGEIGIPFGEDHNGCKILVTSTSVEVLSKKMKVHKLIEISET, from the coding sequence ATGTCTCAGCACTTATTTAGTTGCAGtgataatattattaaaatgataataattgtgttgtttttttttttattatggtgTATACGTATGATTGttatgaaaaagaaagaaaaaaaggagtATTACTATTTTCAAAGTGCGACGAATTTGGGGGACATGTATATTCCCAGCACCGATGATAAGGTTAAGCAACAAATTATGGATGCACTGAGAGTAAGAGATCAAGGAGAAAATATAATTGGATTATGTGGGTCAGTTAAAAGAGTCAAGCATTTTGCAAAAACAGCTATAAGAAGAGCCGAGAGAGATCAATTGTTCCAAGAGATTATCACAACAAATGTGACAAAGAAGTCGGATATTACTAAGATTCAGACACAAATTGGTGAGGCAATAGGTCTGAATTTTGATGATAAAGGTGTTGTAGTGAAATCAACTTGGTGGAAATTTGGTAATAACAAAAGGATAACAACTGCAGAAAGAGCTGCTCTTTTGTGTGCTAAGATGAAAGAGTTGCAGACAGTCCTAGTTGTACTGAATGATGTTCATGGTAGACTTGATTTAGGTGAGATTGGTATCCCCTTTGGTGAAGATCACAATGGTTGCAAGATATTGGTGACATCAACAAGTGTAGAGGTTTTATCCAAAAAAATGAAGGTTCATAAATTGATTGAGATATCAGAGACATGA